The genomic region TGATTTTGAGTTGATCACAACATCTTTAATacttttatatgtttatattgttcATACAGTTTTGATAGAATTAAGATATTATTTCGGAGCAATGTCAAAACTACGGAAATTACAGAGTCAGATAATCAAATACTCggtgttatattttttatatttgtgcATGCTATTGATTTATACGAGGAATAAAGTTATTGATTAAtgaatttgttttatatcattGCCCGGCTTATTCAGTATGGTTTGAAGAACTTGACCCGAATGACAAGGAATTTAACGTGAATACAAGGAAATGCAGAAATAGGGACTTTCAGAAGTTGAAAATAGGTTTAAGGAGGTGGAGAGCTGTGGGGAAATGTCCGcaaaatgtctaaaggaatAATAATACCGGAAGTTGATGAGGAGTTAGGTACAGTGAGCAATGAATAACGAAATGGAGGACCGACGGAGGGACAAGTGTAATGTCTTGATGTGTGGAATAGGGTTATCAAACAAAACTGTCTCAAGCAAGCAGTAGGAAAGAATGGGTCGCCGGGCAATAAATGTACTTACTATCCAATTAGTAATAGAAGGATGAAAAAACTCAGAATAGGAAGCTTTAGTGCTGAAGCTGAGAAACCAAGAGCCGTGAAAATAGTTTTAAAGATGAGGATGAATCGTTAAAACAAGAACAATCTGAAAAACAGGACGGTGAAAAATCAAACAGCTTATGGTAGTAAGGGACTAAATATTTCAGACAAGAGCTGAATAGTGGGAAAGAATTCAATAGAATATAAAATAAGAGGAAAAGATGGCAGCAGTGCAGGAAATAACTGGTAAAGGGAATTAACACCTAACTCAAAACGAAGGAAAATAACAAACTAAAACAGAAATACCAACAGTCAAGACATCTTCCGAGGTACGGTCACACCGCAAAAATGATCTCAGAATAGCTGTTGAGTAGAAACTGCTCTACCACAGTTACCCAACTTGAGAGCCACTTCAAAATATAATGGAAGTGACCAGGACATTTCTAGCGCAGCGATACTGGACACAGCAAACATATTGAGGACGAGGAACCACGGACGATTgcataattataaaatgttaattttgatttttaaatttttgatatGACAGGGGTATGTATACTGTGGAAACTACAAGGCTGGTAACTCCGTCACATGAGAAACCGAAACCCATCTCattcaatcgactaaaaaatacatttattcaaactgacacggcgcataTCATATACTACCATCATCAGGAAACAATCATCTTTAACCAACTCTGTCTTTCAATACGATTTTTTACATCCAAAACACTATAATCCGTTAGTCTAATACACCATTTTGCCCTTTGACCTTCATGAATAAAGAAATGTTCCTTCTGTTCAAATCAATGAAGAGACCGCAATTGGAATATTATGTACCCAAAGTTATCATTGAACTGGAAAATACCCAACAGAGAGAGAAAAACTAACTCGTGGACAAAGTGATAAAACTTCCGCGGAGATACTTAGATCTTTCCAGACTCACAATACAGAAGTATCGGTCCacagattaataaaaaaaactatgcTGCAATAGAGTAACTGTCACTCGTGTAACAAAACAGGACAAGTGGACAcaacaaaatttaaagaaatttagATGCCGCTCAAATTCCTTTGCTATCCATTTCTTGAATGTAAGGAATGATAAAACGTTAAAGTTTGGCGTTCGATGGAAATATCTTTATGAAGAAATAGCATTTTATGAGTCTATCATATTctgtttttaacaaaatagGAAAGTTTGACCCATtaactaaatacaaaaatattaaaacagtaaTTATACCGCCgataatatttatgttttgagCATTTTGTGCGAAAAAAACCCATCCTTTCGTCTTCCATACTCAGTCCATTCAAAAGCATTTAGCGTATAGAGAGCTTTATCACTTACCCTAATCCCTACCAAAGGTCAAAACTTTACCATTTGTGCAAAGTGTTGATTTTGGCTTTGCTGTATGCCACCCCGATGACTTGTTGAACATAACACACCATCCTGTAACACTCTAAGCCTTAATATACAGATGTGCCtttccttatatataacatcctaTAGCACGCATACAAGTAATACCGACATGTGTAGGCCACGGTTCTTAAATGACCACCGTAGTTAATTATAATTAGGACGTTAAATACCATACACCTATATTACATGACCGATAGTGACTAACAAATCTAGCAAACATATACCCCAAATGCCCCATCCTCATTGTTCTTTTGATATTACTTTTCACATTTCCTTCAAGAAAATAACTTCTATGTCCATCActtgaaatattgtattaaatCGCTTCTATCCTATTTACAAAATCGCATCTGACGGAGACTTTAAAtacctaatacagtaccgttcttTTAATGACAGATACATGTAGGTGTGTAGTTGCGGATTGTGAAGTTGTCTTTAGGAGAGACATTAAACCCAAGAAATCTGATAGAAACATAAGACTTCCTCAGCACAGTTGGTTGTTTGGTGTTTTAAAAGCAGAAGACAGTAACTTTACTGCTGAACAAGAGATTGATAAGTGTTTCAAGAATGATCAGAAACGAAAACCGCAAACTGAAGATCAAAACgttggtgttgatgatgatacGTGGCGGAACATCCCATTATTATCCATGGAAGATCTATGTTATAGACATTCTTCCAGCGCCAAATGCACGCTATGAATGAATAGTTTCAATAAAAACTCGACATTTTGCCCAAGCGCGCAAAACACCCAACTCATCTTTCATCACAAACTGTGGTGTCTTTGGTCCTAAAGTATTTGTTCACATCATCTAATAGGGAAAGATCTTAACCCTAACGCTGAAATCCGCACTGGTGAACGAGAAATGTTTACTGCTCGGCTACCTTCAAGATCAAAGGAAATGATATGCTATTAATGCAGGAGTTCTTCTTTACTCTGCGTTTCTCCTCTCGGATGAAGCAGATTGTAAAACCTGGACAGTCTggacaaaaacacattttctgCAAATTTGTAAACATGTCAGTATCCAGTATATCCAAAACTTTTCATTCCCTAGTGAAagcattaaaaaaaactattgtacCATTGTTCCTTGAACAAACATTTTGGAGCACAACACAGTGTTCTCCTTTTTGGAAAGCATGTGACCGTCATACTGGACGGTACATATATCTTTACTCTTAAGAGTTTTGATCACAACCTCCAGAGAATCTcctactgtggccagaagaagTGGAACTATTTGAAGTTGATGAGCATAGCCCTGCCTAACGGATACATCATAGATAGCCTCATGGCTAGAGAAAGATGACAATGTCGTTGTTGATCGAGGGTTTACGGATGTTTTGCCAGATTTGGAACCACGTGGTTTGACAGCAGAGATGCTGTCTTATCTAATACCTGGGTAGAATCAACATGACGACCTACATGCTAACCTTGATAGTTCCATAACTAAATCCAGTTGGGTAGAGGAATCATATCACACACAATTCTTTCAAAACACACATTGCCTCCAACTGTCATTGATGTCATCGAGATACTCGTTAGTAACAACTGTCTCTGTGGAATCCCATGACCCATACACAAGCATCACCGATAGGTGGCTACATCAGTGAGCATCTCAGTGATGGCGGTGACTACGAGATCGGCACTCACCGGACATGGTACGATGTCAGATCCACTCGAGGCATATGACAAGTGTAAAGAACAATGCTTGGATCAAGCATGACAGCACCGATATCATCAATCCAATAAGGTATTATTATTGCCAGTATCCTACTGGACTGAGAACCATAGGGGATATGCTCCCATGTAGCCAGTATCCTATGCTATTTCGGATACTACATGCATTTTGAAACCAGTAAGCCTTTGCATCCAGAAATCAACAGTTTAAGACATGTAGATTTCACTACAAACCGTCACCTTCCATGTATTAAGCATTGTCGATTTGGGCAATTAAACCACGATGTAGACCAACAATGACATGACCAATCAGATTCTAAGAGGAGGAGGCCATGGATTCCAGATTTGGTGGTTTAATGTGTAAATCAACATAAATATACCATGTAATGTTCTTGTCCGAAAATTGATTCAGCAGTTGACTTAAATTGGTTAATAATGTAAGCGTCAGTCCCTGTGTACAAATGAAACcaagtaaaaatattttatttcagttcactctacaatatttcaattaatgcaAAACATATTTTCCCCTTTGCTCGTCACATTTTTATCTCCTGTTCctaatatattcaaaattgtaacttCTTGCTgtgtttaatgatattttacatgttattaTCAGCATGTTCATGTTaaattttcttacaaaataaCTATGGTAAATGAAAATGCAGCATTTTCCTcgaaaaccattttttttttcatttttggcacAAAAAGGGCACTAAATACTTGCGTATGTACATCTTTGGACTAAAGCGCCTATTTGTTTTTGTGGGGCTAAGGAAGCTACTAATTAATAGCACATGAAAGTGATCGTTATATACGCCTAGTTGCTTTTGGGTCATTTTGAAACCTCGCCTTTCTGGTGGTAGTTCAAGGCAATGGTGTTTTTATTAATGTGTAAGGTAAACGGAATAGAAgatataaagttttattttaccTACACTGCATCAAGTGAAGattttaaacattgatatttcCATTTGAGGATGTGAAAACATCACATGGATGGAAAATTATAGGCTAGTGAGAAAGGGTAACGGGAATCTGACACAAGGGAGGCAACTCATATTTCCAAACCAAAATTGGAAATCTTTTATATTGGAGAAAAAATTTAGCAGTTGAAGAAACGTGAAGATGGCATCAAGCAGGAAAAGAGGTTTCCATAAATGGACCATTGATTTTGCTGGTTATCGGTgagtaaattatttcaataattagTCCCGTGGAATCATGTAAGCATGCATTTCAAGATAATGTAACGTAACTTAATGTGGACATTCTCGTCATGTTTCAGTACAGTAGACCCGGTACATGTGGCGTGTGCAGTAGACAGATTTATAGCAGATCATATTCAGAGTTTACATTGAAGATTTTACTCACCTGACATTCTACCAGTCAACAGATACATTTCTGGACACTTACACTGTACATCTATTTGTCTAGAATCATTATGAAAAATATAGCAGCGTATCCAGAATTCTACAAGATTTTAAATGGCATTCATTTGTTCATTTGTCAGGGCAAcatctatttattcatttatttaacaCAGCAGGCGATATAACTCCAGTAGGAGAACTCCAGAGGCACACAAATACAATATAGTACGTGTAAGTGCAGTCAATCTGGTTTCAGGGCCGAGAGGAAACTTTGGCTAATTATATGACCTAATACTAATTATtagatttatatacatttacttaatgtatgaaatgtcaCGGAGAATACTGATGTActtgtatatgttatattgttcTGTTTTCCTAAATAAAGAATATCTACGGGCGTTTGAATTCTATCTGTACATTGAGATGAtgatatgtaacaggagaggaactCGACCGTGGGACCTCCAAACTTTGCTCTAGACACAGCCTGCCTGCCATCTGAGCTACCAAGCCACTGGCATTCATGATCAGTCTAGTCCAGTTCAAACGCCTATCGTGTGATCATGACCTACcatttcataataaaaaatattgtacattCTTATTCCAGTGAGTATTACAATAATTCTTATTATTTCATCAACTGTCATTGTGCGTAGCAATATACTacttatacctatatatatgtacatgtaactagcTGTATTACATGATACATTATGTTTGAGTCTGGTGTAGAGGATAAGGTAATCCTGTACCAAAAGGCTGTTATTAATGTCATTAAATTAACTTGATTCTAGGAAACTGGACCGCCAGTTGATGATACATCAGAATACAGAATTAAAACCACCCTTGGGGTTCAACGAGAACCTAATCAGTGTTCAGGATCACAGCAGCAAGGACTCTGACCAGAAACTCATTGACAAAGTAAGAACCATATCGTACATAATTCACAAAATGTAACTTATGAAGCAACATGTATTATGCTTCAAATAGGTTAATATACTACTACCTCAAATCTTTTTCGTTTTCATTCTCACAATCATGTTGAAAAGATAATGACGATTGTTCTGATAATGATTACCTAGTCTTCCAATTTTCAACTTGCAAAAATCACGTTTCTACATATACAGTACTGGTAATATTCAAAGTAaaagaaacaattttttttacacattgcatagttatatcaataaaaaaaaggCTTTTTTTGAAGATTTATCATTTTTGGCTTTAATTTCTGTGTTGTACGTTGTCAGATTCATCAGCTAAAAGTAAAGGTTTAAATCTTGAAGAGGAAGTTTTGAGATAAATCATGGTACACAAATTCCTTATAGACATTGCATGTACAACCATATTATATCAAAACCATTACTTATTTTAGATCATTTTCACacatttaaagatatataaacaatagtttACAGCATATATTGTCAATGTTACTGGTAAATTTTGTATGAATaaactgatgtttttttttgtattgataattttgtaGCGGTCGTGGGAAATAGCGTTGGGACCACTGAAGCAGATCCCAATGAATTTTTTCATCATGTGGATGGCTGGAAACACCATTTCTATTTTTCCTATAATGATGGTGGGCATGATGTTTTTCAAACCAATCCAGGCACTCATCGCAATCCAGACCAGTAAGTGTCACCACTCTACACAGGTTAATGTCAATCCAGACCAGTAAGTGTCACTGCCCTACACAGGTTAATGTCAATCCAGACCAGTAAGTGTCACCGCCCTACACAGGTTAATGTCAATCCAGACCAGTAAGTGTCACCGCCCTACACAGGTTAATGTCAATCCAGACCAGTAAGTGTCATCACTCTACACAGGTTAATGTCAATCCAGACCAGTAAGTGTCACCGCCCTACACAGGTTAATGTCAATCCAGACCAGTAAGTGTCACCACTCTACACAGGTTAATGTCAATCCAGACCAGTAAGTGTCACCGCCCTACACAGGTTAATGTCAATCCAGACCAGTAAGTGTCACCGCCCTACACAGGTTAATGTCAATCCAGACCAGTAAGTGTCACCGCCCTACACAGGTTAA from Pecten maximus chromosome 11, xPecMax1.1, whole genome shotgun sequence harbors:
- the LOC117337599 gene encoding ER membrane protein complex subunit 4-like — protein: MASSRKRGFHKWTIDFAGYRKLDRQLMIHQNTELKPPLGFNENLISVQDHSSKDSDQKLIDKRSWEIALGPLKQIPMNFFIMWMAGNTISIFPIMMVGMMFFKPIQALIAIQTTFNVIEGSKTVLQKFVYLIGNVVCLGLAVYKCQVMGLLPTHSSDWLAFVEPQQRMEWSGGGIVL